One Thermococcus kodakarensis KOD1 genomic window carries:
- a CDS encoding PH domain-containing protein, translating to MGVEENPKLPKSVQRHLEPDERVLFAIKKKISIEKPKWLLVTDRRIIYLDEKVLGRYDFKAIPYQKLEQVVVKLGIMSSEFIIEGEENITLKLGWMDKEEARKAINAIKDALNAIAVEPVSIDVNKGLTSETWVLKKPREFVTRTMPAYQPAQVREEKEDPLEKLKKLKELYDMGVISQEEYEEKRKKLLEEI from the coding sequence ATGGGAGTCGAGGAAAACCCCAAACTTCCAAAGTCAGTTCAAAGACATCTTGAGCCGGATGAGAGGGTTCTGTTCGCCATAAAGAAGAAGATAAGCATCGAAAAGCCAAAGTGGCTCCTCGTTACCGACAGGAGGATAATATACCTCGACGAGAAAGTTCTCGGAAGGTACGACTTCAAGGCCATCCCATACCAGAAGCTTGAGCAGGTCGTGGTCAAGCTCGGTATAATGAGCTCGGAATTTATCATAGAGGGAGAGGAGAACATAACGCTCAAGCTTGGCTGGATGGACAAGGAGGAAGCTAGAAAGGCGATAAACGCCATAAAGGATGCCCTCAACGCCATAGCCGTAGAACCCGTCTCAATAGACGTCAACAAAGGGCTGACCAGCGAGACGTGGGTTCTGAAGAAGCCGAGGGAATTCGTAACGAGGACTATGCCAGCTTACCAGCCAGCCCAGGTTCGGGAAGAGAAAGAAGACCCGCTCGAAAAGCTGAAGAAGCTCAAGGAGCTCTACGACATGGGCGTGATAAGCCAGGAGGAGTACGAAGAAAAGAGAAAGAAGCTGTTGGAGGAGATTTGA
- a CDS encoding DUF257 domain-containing protein has protein sequence MVDVSVLNLREFLSAFYPGETVMIEYDTVSMPEVLFYLIYLNRENRPVLIDDVADTLCETLTKLEFMGFDVSGFNDVPVIKIGGGERNCGNVLGEVDVDRYSLDISYYGRIVEKASFNDVVLNPVLGVHKLFLALERRGALRLVKNIATFEGDKRRIAFYFINRDVVEMSYPELLPLLEEIASTVMNWSFEGEEFVLYVSKSANLNIMGKGISFTLDEISSL, from the coding sequence GTGGTTGACGTGTCAGTGCTAAATCTCCGTGAGTTCTTGTCTGCCTTTTACCCCGGCGAGACAGTGATGATTGAGTACGACACGGTTTCAATGCCCGAAGTGCTGTTCTACCTCATATACCTGAACAGGGAAAACCGACCGGTGCTCATTGACGACGTTGCGGATACTCTCTGCGAGACTCTCACCAAACTTGAGTTCATGGGTTTTGACGTTTCCGGGTTCAACGATGTGCCCGTTATTAAAATAGGCGGTGGGGAAAGAAACTGCGGCAACGTCCTCGGCGAGGTTGACGTTGACAGGTATTCTCTGGATATAAGCTACTACGGCAGGATAGTTGAGAAGGCGTCCTTCAATGACGTCGTTCTAAACCCAGTTCTCGGAGTCCACAAGCTCTTCCTGGCTCTCGAAAGGAGGGGGGCCCTCAGGCTCGTCAAGAACATAGCAACGTTTGAGGGCGACAAGAGGAGAATAGCCTTTTACTTCATCAACCGGGACGTGGTTGAGATGTCTTACCCCGAGCTTCTGCCTCTCCTAGAGGAGATTGCAAGCACGGTGATGAACTGGTCCTTTGAGGGTGAAGAATTCGTGCTTTACGTTTCAAAGTCCGCAAACCTGAATATTATGGGGAAAGGAATCTCTTTTACCCTCGATGAAATCTCTTCCCTTTAG
- a CDS encoding TldD/PmbA family protein: protein MEVERLIRSAEELARKHGIGYYEIRISRVVMTEVSMSNGQLRGLSSNSETGIGARAFNGAWGFSSANDFERFEKAIETAMKIAKLSRGESKIYTGDPVVDDAEMPVKRPFSDINIEEKVALVKETDSMLTGERIVNRNVSYRDTVVETFYFNSLGSEIRTVVPRIRFGFSVTAKENGEMQQYWKSFGGTLGWEMVEGIDISHWTSLVVEKARALLKASSPPSGEFQVIADPELTGLFIHEALGHAVEADLVKNGDSILAGKLGQKIAVDGLTVVDDPTLPGKFGSYIYDDEGIRAKRVEIIRDGVLVNYLNDRETAQYFGLEPNGHGRAQSYAHQPLVRMGNTYVEAGDWSFEEMLEEVKYGLYMIGDKGGQVDTANGTFTFGAREGYIIENGELRKMVRDVALSGKILDVLKSIRAIGKDVRIEYPGYCGKGQSVPVDDGGPHLLTKALVGGLK from the coding sequence ATGGAAGTTGAGAGACTCATCAGGTCTGCGGAAGAGCTGGCGAGAAAGCACGGTATTGGTTATTATGAAATCAGGATTTCAAGGGTGGTCATGACCGAGGTGTCCATGAGCAACGGTCAGCTCAGGGGGCTTTCCAGTAACTCCGAGACGGGAATAGGCGCGAGGGCCTTCAACGGAGCGTGGGGATTCTCAAGCGCAAACGACTTTGAAAGGTTTGAGAAAGCGATAGAAACAGCCATGAAAATAGCCAAGCTCTCCCGGGGAGAGTCAAAGATATACACTGGCGATCCCGTTGTTGATGATGCCGAGATGCCCGTGAAAAGGCCCTTCTCCGATATAAACATTGAAGAAAAGGTTGCCCTTGTGAAGGAGACCGATTCCATGCTGACTGGCGAGAGAATAGTGAACAGGAACGTCTCTTACCGCGATACTGTTGTGGAAACCTTCTATTTCAACTCCCTGGGGAGCGAGATAAGGACGGTTGTTCCCAGGATACGCTTCGGGTTTTCCGTAACTGCGAAGGAGAACGGGGAGATGCAGCAGTACTGGAAGAGCTTCGGGGGAACGCTGGGCTGGGAGATGGTTGAGGGAATTGACATTTCTCACTGGACTTCCCTGGTAGTTGAAAAAGCGAGGGCGCTGTTAAAAGCCAGTTCTCCCCCGTCGGGCGAGTTCCAGGTGATAGCCGACCCGGAGCTTACGGGCCTCTTCATCCATGAGGCGCTTGGACACGCAGTCGAGGCAGACCTCGTGAAGAACGGGGACAGCATTTTGGCCGGAAAACTCGGACAGAAGATAGCGGTTGATGGGCTTACAGTCGTTGATGACCCAACCCTCCCGGGCAAGTTCGGCTCCTACATCTACGACGACGAGGGAATAAGGGCCAAGAGGGTTGAGATTATTCGCGACGGCGTCCTGGTGAACTACCTCAACGACCGCGAGACGGCCCAGTACTTCGGCCTTGAGCCGAACGGCCACGGGAGGGCGCAGAGCTATGCCCACCAGCCCCTCGTAAGGATGGGCAACACATACGTCGAAGCTGGCGACTGGTCGTTCGAGGAAATGCTTGAGGAGGTCAAATACGGGCTTTATATGATAGGCGACAAGGGAGGACAGGTGGATACCGCCAACGGAACCTTCACCTTCGGTGCGAGGGAAGGCTACATAATCGAGAACGGCGAGCTTAGGAAGATGGTGCGCGACGTTGCCCTCTCGGGAAAAATCCTTGACGTTCTCAAGAGCATCCGCGCCATTGGAAAGGACGTCAGGATTGAGTACCCTGGATACTGCGGCAAGGGGCAGTCGGTTCCCGTGGATGATGGCGGCCCGCACCTACTCACGAAGGCCCTTGTGGGGGGATTGAAATGA
- a CDS encoding TldD/PmbA family protein: MIDVIESLAEILNSKDVEWEIYWESGRSGSFRIERETLDRSQRKFYSGIGLRVGLNGKLGFSYITGIHHSRSELEKFVERTIKLAKVSEVPFRGFPVPSKVPEVKGIYDRKIEEIPFEDAHALALQYAEKMRELKEKETLSGSISLAFERYGVVNSNGVELEASSTYMGVSAYAVREDTPGNGSFYQSYRSLQGIEALEEAIMKAKEDAELSARAKRLEPYEGEVVLEPEAVLSIVEVLLENFYGDEVYYGRSRFSSFGDRVASEDFTLLDDSTLEGLPGSYPFDGEGTPGQRTTLIENGILKGFLLDHTYASLLGLKSTGNAVRSFRTVPSIGSSNLVVEPGKEGLEDFEGIIIKNVFGEHTANPVSGDFSLPVGLGYVVRDGELVPFKDNMLVGNVFDLLKTAEPGKAIKRISSFMAPRVKVHAKIV; encoded by the coding sequence ATGATCGATGTCATTGAGAGCCTCGCTGAAATCCTGAACTCAAAGGACGTTGAATGGGAAATCTACTGGGAGAGCGGGAGGAGCGGTTCCTTCAGGATAGAGCGTGAGACCCTCGACCGCTCTCAGAGGAAGTTCTACTCCGGCATTGGCCTAAGGGTGGGACTGAACGGAAAGCTCGGCTTCTCTTATATAACTGGCATCCACCACTCTCGTTCAGAGCTTGAAAAGTTCGTGGAGCGGACGATAAAGCTGGCCAAGGTAAGTGAGGTTCCTTTCAGGGGTTTCCCCGTTCCATCTAAAGTTCCCGAGGTCAAGGGAATATACGACAGAAAGATCGAAGAAATACCCTTTGAGGATGCCCACGCTCTCGCGCTCCAGTACGCTGAGAAAATGAGGGAGCTGAAGGAAAAAGAGACCCTTTCGGGCTCGATCTCCCTGGCCTTTGAGAGGTATGGTGTCGTGAACTCCAACGGAGTTGAGCTTGAAGCCTCTTCAACGTACATGGGGGTCTCTGCCTACGCGGTCAGGGAGGACACTCCAGGAAACGGGTCGTTCTACCAGAGCTACCGCTCCCTCCAGGGCATCGAAGCCCTTGAAGAGGCCATAATGAAAGCGAAGGAGGATGCAGAGCTAAGCGCCAGGGCGAAGAGGCTTGAACCCTACGAGGGAGAAGTAGTGCTGGAGCCAGAGGCCGTCCTGTCCATTGTGGAAGTCCTCCTTGAGAACTTCTACGGTGATGAGGTTTACTACGGCAGGAGCAGGTTTTCCAGCTTCGGAGATAGGGTAGCTTCAGAGGACTTTACCCTCCTGGACGATTCAACGCTCGAAGGCCTTCCGGGAAGCTACCCCTTCGACGGCGAGGGCACTCCTGGGCAGAGAACCACACTGATTGAGAACGGTATTCTAAAGGGCTTTCTCCTCGACCATACTTACGCCTCCCTGCTCGGACTTAAGAGTACTGGAAACGCAGTTAGAAGCTTCAGGACTGTTCCATCAATAGGATCGAGTAACCTCGTGGTCGAACCTGGGAAAGAAGGCCTGGAGGACTTTGAAGGGATAATCATAAAGAACGTCTTCGGTGAGCACACCGCCAATCCGGTCAGCGGTGACTTTTCACTTCCAGTTGGTCTCGGCTACGTTGTCAGAGATGGAGAGCTCGTTCCCTTCAAAGACAACATGCTCGTGGGCAACGTCTTTGATCTCCTAAAGACGGCCGAGCCTGGAAAGGCCATTAAAAGAATCTCCTCATTTATGGCTCCGAGGGTTAAGGTTCACGCAAAGATTGTTTAA
- a CDS encoding alpha-amylase family glycosyl hydrolase, which produces MGRLVSVVLIVLLLTPIASAWEVPERGIIYQVMVDRFYDGNTSNNEPFYDPTHSNYRLYWGGDLEGLIEKLDYIKSLGVSMIWVSPLNDNINSLAYGSAPYHGYWTRDYKRIEEHFGGWEDFRRLVKEAKKRGICIIVDYVPNHSNPVNYGEYGALYDNGTFLTDYFKDTKNAEVNPITGIRENVYHHNGNIYTWSGIPLKYANLYGLADFNQLNPWVDSYLTEGAMLFVDSGACGLRIDAVKHMELGWLETFYLRLYSKGPLFIYGEYFTPSLQKGDDLYEFYRYSNVSPVLSIPIREDIVRIFAFFGGLDKLSEELGDYYSHFVYPTKAVNFLDSHDLVRFLNAGDRKDEIQRFHMALALTLTLPGIPVIYYGDESYLVSKDGKGDPYNRPTMVFDNTTEASRIIRTLGGLRKTNDALVFGDFMTVTASYETWAFERTFGNHSLLVVMNKGPAVNLTFSVDWPDGNYRDALYGGEMVVSGGKASVYLPRDSVYVFHIEGEQKKPLIGSITPYAARPGQEIVIGGAGFGKGGKVIIGGREAKVLSWEDGKIVVEVPRLETSAAWVNVTVVSDGGRSPPRPLRYYSGNDVPALIALNASLVGEVSGTLWLSGDLPELGEPRPLLKSSMGYYFTVAPLPEGVPFSVRLYEGKAWGALRPLNLTLYGVGNRTVTLTEKPPGVSEGQKAGQKDVALYALSVVMIAALIAVVWKRKG; this is translated from the coding sequence ATGGGGAGACTGGTCTCGGTAGTGCTGATAGTCCTACTCCTTACTCCCATCGCCTCTGCCTGGGAAGTTCCCGAGCGGGGGATAATATACCAGGTCATGGTGGATCGATTTTACGACGGCAACACCTCAAACAACGAACCGTTCTACGATCCGACTCACTCCAACTACCGCCTCTACTGGGGTGGAGATTTAGAGGGCCTCATTGAGAAGCTCGACTACATCAAGAGCCTTGGAGTCTCAATGATATGGGTCTCGCCGCTCAACGACAACATCAACTCCCTCGCCTACGGGAGCGCTCCCTATCACGGCTACTGGACGAGGGACTACAAGAGAATAGAGGAGCACTTTGGGGGCTGGGAGGACTTCAGGCGGCTCGTTAAGGAGGCCAAAAAGCGGGGAATCTGCATAATCGTTGACTACGTGCCCAACCACTCGAACCCGGTGAACTACGGTGAATATGGTGCCCTCTACGACAACGGCACCTTCCTGACGGACTACTTCAAGGACACGAAGAACGCTGAAGTGAACCCGATTACCGGAATCCGTGAGAACGTCTACCACCACAACGGCAACATCTACACCTGGAGCGGGATACCGCTTAAGTACGCAAACCTCTATGGCCTCGCCGATTTCAACCAGCTCAACCCGTGGGTGGATTCATACCTCACCGAGGGGGCCATGCTCTTCGTTGACTCGGGCGCCTGCGGCCTCAGAATAGACGCCGTAAAGCACATGGAGCTCGGCTGGCTCGAGACATTTTACCTCCGCCTCTACTCCAAGGGGCCGCTCTTCATCTACGGCGAGTACTTCACTCCCTCTCTCCAGAAGGGCGATGACCTCTACGAGTTCTACCGCTACTCGAACGTCTCCCCGGTTCTCAGTATTCCAATCAGAGAGGACATTGTGAGGATCTTCGCCTTCTTCGGCGGTCTCGACAAGCTCTCCGAGGAGCTTGGAGATTATTACTCCCACTTCGTCTATCCAACAAAGGCTGTGAACTTTCTCGACAGCCACGACCTCGTCCGCTTTTTAAACGCTGGCGATAGAAAAGACGAAATTCAGCGCTTTCACATGGCTCTTGCATTAACCCTAACTCTGCCGGGGATTCCTGTAATCTACTACGGCGACGAGAGCTACCTCGTTAGCAAGGACGGAAAGGGCGATCCCTACAACAGGCCGACGATGGTCTTCGACAACACCACCGAAGCTTCCAGAATAATCCGCACTCTTGGGGGGCTGAGAAAGACCAACGACGCCCTTGTCTTCGGCGACTTCATGACTGTAACAGCATCCTACGAGACCTGGGCCTTTGAAAGAACCTTTGGGAACCACAGCCTTCTCGTGGTCATGAACAAGGGGCCTGCGGTCAACCTGACTTTCTCCGTAGACTGGCCCGATGGTAACTACCGCGACGCCCTCTACGGTGGAGAAATGGTCGTGTCGGGCGGGAAGGCTTCTGTTTATCTTCCACGGGACAGCGTCTACGTCTTTCACATCGAGGGGGAACAGAAAAAGCCACTTATCGGCTCAATAACTCCCTATGCCGCCCGGCCTGGCCAGGAGATAGTAATCGGAGGTGCAGGGTTTGGAAAGGGTGGCAAGGTCATAATCGGCGGTAGGGAAGCAAAGGTTCTTTCCTGGGAAGACGGGAAGATAGTCGTTGAAGTCCCCAGGCTGGAGACCTCGGCGGCCTGGGTGAACGTTACGGTCGTTTCAGACGGAGGGAGAAGTCCCCCGAGGCCTCTCCGCTACTACTCAGGAAACGACGTTCCCGCGCTCATAGCCCTCAACGCCAGCCTCGTGGGGGAGGTCTCTGGGACGCTGTGGCTTAGCGGCGACCTTCCAGAGCTTGGAGAACCAAGGCCGCTCCTGAAGTCGTCAATGGGCTACTACTTCACGGTTGCTCCACTACCAGAAGGCGTGCCGTTCTCAGTCAGGCTCTACGAGGGAAAAGCCTGGGGCGCTTTAAGGCCGCTGAACTTAACCCTCTACGGCGTTGGGAACAGAACCGTTACCCTTACTGAGAAACCGCCCGGGGTTTCAGAGGGGCAAAAAGCTGGCCAGAAAGATGTTGCTCTCTATGCTCTCTCAGTGGTTATGATAGCGGCCTTGATTGCAGTAGTATGGAAACGAAAAGGGTGA